One Drechmeria coniospora strain ARSEF 6962 chromosome 01, whole genome shotgun sequence genomic region harbors:
- a CDS encoding metacaspase CasA produces MAQRTSKYLGVLYLLRAAGGNIGQVQVKQRSLTCPDLHHAAQCLYQHKYSTYFDGLVCVGTYQCALPTAPGTAITLASLPPPPAPHTVLRSPSLTRNAPVAFSSPRSSPCPAHDAAEPSPPAAISNLDHPRSGSPSPSTVVTGHNPCASPSPSPSSSAALPTRTLREKSDPAHRPLRRPTLPLPPEPLPPEPSHEAALARSVPAFENPHPASAYLDGPKPSSRPPSSPRLSLPPPRPSSPTPAATDRQPATRHPPAAVPRPRRVKDTTRSLAPALRPEPSGPDRPKCGSACETLVAPIRRRRASQDPANPGPRRRRSTDLILDRATTPSPTCRRTPSTAPPPAATPLRRSSSINPAITSHTPPHASYGYQQSPPSNYGYPQSPLHQFAGPGSGSFSHPPPPQPTYSSLPSPGVPPPQHSPYSQGRPGNPPPPPAGPQHFGHGAPQGYAFRYSACTGRRKALLIGINYFGQRGQLRGCINDVRNMTAYLAEHFGYKREDMVILTDDQQNPMSQPTKQNILRAMHWLVKDARPNDSLFFHYSGHGGQTKDLDGDEPDGYDEVIYPVDFRQTGHVTDDEMHRIMVRPLQGGVRLTAIFDSCHSGTALDLPYIYSTQGILKEPNLAKEAGQGLLGVISSYSQGDLGGVANNIMSFFKKATSGEDARTRAIATKTSPADVVMLSGSKDDQTSADATIASQATGAMSWAFVTALRKNPQQSYVQLLNSIRDELATKYTQKPQLSCSHPLNTNLLFVM; encoded by the exons ATGGCGCAgcgcacaagcaagtacctgggtgtactgtacttgctccgtgcGGCGGGTGGTAATATTGGTCAA gtacaagtaaaaCAGCGCTCACTTACTTGCCCCGACTTGCACCATGCagcacagtgcttgtaccagcacaagtacagtacttactt TGACGGCCTCGTATGCGTCGGTACGTACCAGTGTGCTCTTCCGACGGCGCCAGGCACAGCCATAACGTTAGCttcgcttccgccgccgccggcaccccACACTGTCCTTCGGTCACCGTCCTTGACCAGGAACGCGCCTGTGGCATTCTCCTCCCCTCGCTCGTCCCCTTGTCCtgcccacgacgccgccgaacCCTCTCCGCCTGCAGCCATCTCCAACCTCGACCATCCTCGCTCCGGCTCTCCGTCACCTTCGACCGTCGTCACCGGACATAACCCGTGCGCGTCCCCGTCCCCATCGCCCTCGAGTTCTGCCGCTCTGCCCACGCGCACCCTGCGGGAAAAATCCGACCCGGCTCACCGCCCTTTGCGCCGCCCGactctgcctctgcctcccGAGCCTCTGCCTCCCGAACCTTCACACGAGGCAGCCCTCGCTCGATCGGTGCCCGCGTTTGAGAATCCCCATCCCGCATCCGcctacctcgacggcccgAAACCCTCGTCGCGtcctccttcttcgcctcgcctcagcctcccccctcctcgaccctcATCTCCAACGCCTGCCGCCACCGACCGCCAGCCCGCCACCCGCCACCCACCTGCTGCCGTCCCAAGGCCTCGCCGCGTCAAGGATACTACAAGATCCCTCGCTCCCGCCCTCCGTCCAGAGCCCTCGGGACCGGACCGGCCCAAGTGCGGCTCTGCTTGCGAgaccctcgtcgcccccattcgccgccgacgcgcctCGCAGGACCCCGCGAACCctgggcctcgacgacgccgttcgACCGACCTCATCCTCGACAGGGCCACGACCCCGAGTCCGACATGTCGACGTACCCCGTCTACGGCGCCCCCGCCGGCGGCTACGCCcctccgccgcagcagcagtaTCAACCCAGCTATTACCA GCCACACGCCTCCCCATGCCTCGTACGGTTACCAGCAATCACCTCCGTCAAACTACGGATAT CCGCAGTCTCCCCTTCACCAGTTCGCCGGtcccggctccggctcgTTCAGTCACCCTCCGCCACCGCAGCCGACCTACAGCTCGCTCCCGAGTCCAG GTGTACCTCCGCCGCAGCATAGCCCGTATTCCCAAGGTCGGCCTGGGAATCCGCCCCCTCCACCGGCCGGCCCCCAGCATTTCGGTCACGGTGCCCCGCAAGGCTACGCCTTTCGATATTCGGCATGCACCGGTCGCAGGAAGGCTCTGTTGAtcggcatcaactacttCGGCCAGCGCGGCCAGCTCCGAGGCTGCATCAACGATGTGCGGAACATGACGGCCTACCTCGCCGAGCATTTCGGGTACAAGAGGGAGGATATGGTGATCCTCACCGACGATCAGCAAAATCCCATGAGCCAGCCGACGAAGCAAAATATCTTGCGTGCCATGCATTGGCTCGTGAAGGATGCGCGACCAAACGACTCCTTGTTCTTCCACTACTCCG GTCACGGTGGGCAGACCAAGGacctcgacggtgacgaacCCGACGGGTACGACGAAGTCATCTATCCCGTCGATTTCCGCCAAACTGGCCacgtcaccgacgacgagatgcaCAGGATCATGGTTCGGCCCCTGCAGGGCGGCGTGAGGCTGACCGCCATCTTCGATTCCTGCCATTCCGGCACCGCCCTCGACCTCCCCTACATATACTCGACCCAAGGCATCCTGAAGGAGCCCAATCTCGCCAAGGAAGCCGGCCAGGGCTTGCTCGGCGTCATTTCCTCCTACAGCCAgggcgacctcggcggcgtcgccaaTAACATCATGAGCTTCTTCAAGAAGGCCacgagcggcgaggacgcTCGCACGCGCGCCATAGCCACCAAGACGTCCCCTGCCGATGTCGTCATGCTTTCCGGCAGCAAGGACGATCAGACATC GGCCGATGCCACGATCGCCTCCCAGGCCACCGGTGCCATGTCCTGGGCCTTTGTCACGGCGCTGAGGAAGAACCCGCAGCAAAGCTACGTGCAGTTGCTCAACAGCATCCGAGATGAGCTGGCTACCAAGTACACGCAAAAGCCGCAACTCTCGTGCAGCCACCCACTGA ACACAAATCTGCTGTTCGTCATGTAG
- a CDS encoding nucleolar essential protein 1, with protein sequence MSSPDSRASVKRPRTQSLPPPALPQLVAEQKTPIASTDKDSQRLIVVLSNASLETYKASHGGAGRNGAHREDKYSLLNSDEHIGVMRKMNRDISDARPDITHQCLLTLLDSPINKAGKLQIYIHTAKGVLIEVSPSVRIPRTFKRFAGLMVQLLHRLSIRSTNSNEKLLRVVQNPITDHLPPNCRKVTLSFDAPLVRVREYVESVGGKESICVFVGAMAKGADNFADSLVDEKISISNYSVSASVACSKFCHAAEDAWNIL encoded by the exons ATGTCTTCTCCAGATAGCCGTGCCAGCGTGAAGCGGCCAA GGACCCAATCTCTGCCGCCACCTGCGTTGCCGCAGCTCGTGGCCGAGCAGAAAACTCCCATTGCATCGACCGACAAGGACTCGCAGCGACTTATCGTCGTCTTGTCAAATGCTAGCCTTGAAACGTACAAAGCCTCGCATGGTGGCGCTGGTCGCAATGGAGCCCACCGTGAGGACAAATATTCGCTGCTCAACAGCGACGAGCACATCGGAGTCATGCGCAAAATGAACCGGGACATCAGCGACGCACGCCCCGACATCACGCACCAG TGCCTCTTGACCCTTCTGGACTCGCCCATCAACAAAGCTGGCAAGCTTCAGATATACATCCACACCGCCAAGGGTGTGTTGATTGAAGTGTCTCCCTCCGTTCGCATCCCTCGTACGTTCAAGCGATTCGCCGGTCTCATGGTGCAGCTTCTCCATCGGCTGTCCATCCGGTCGACGAATTCCAACGAGAAGCTACTGCGGGTGGTGCAAAACCCAATCACCGACCACCTTCCTCCGAACTGCCGCAAAGTCACGCTCAGCTTCGATGCCCCCCTTGTGCGTGTTCGCGAGTACGTGGAATCGGTGGGCGGCAAGGAGAGCATCTGCGTCTTCGTCGGTGCCATGGCCAAGGGTGCCGACAACTTCGCCGACTCTCTCGTGGACGAGAAAATATCCATCAGCAACTACTCAGTTTCGGCCAGTGTGGCCTGCAGCAAGTTTTGCCACGCGGCCGAAGATGCTTGGAACATACTCTAG
- a CDS encoding Spindle associated produces MGQPTFSAALDTPKTNVGDATFLHRAPDFADISQEASFQSPAKDGYLAPHLRKGLDLRTPRPRGPFADRRNLPASVGGAEFTPMLKSATRNSARRRGKENGGGIPNTPALSRIEEDDMTPVPRMDTSVYPNHSYVDNTLPQLDSSSVASTPMAFQPRRSDDKGPLQDGNQLSLREQENVIDRIEKENFGLKLKIHFLEDALRKAGPGFSEAALKENTELKVDKVTMQRELHRYKKHLTSAERDLETYRQQMLELQDKAQRKSGNEDEAIELDRLQKTLQERDADIDELQRQLDQSQHDQDDAERFKDNIEDLEAEVREKDRLITERDDELDDLRERLADAEAKADDFQRRMDELEQTDQQTGALEQAKETIEYLEQNIRRLEEELDQVKEKSEDAVSERERAEKDLEELQEEMANKSVVTKGLSRQIDEKVVRLQDELNASAKEYAMLEKELARTNEENAQLQSMVKEMRQERNHAEQVTESDNVRASKLEAELLRVADERDSLQSRHDTLAKKSESLEDEVARLERELEDVEQSLSQERELALTAEKDLRNQYQNEIERLMEEVSNLQAEIQEKDNLYDNDSEKWENDKHALTSERERAEEKVRGLERTIDRLREAAGSLSDKESKVKEAVESEMARHKSEESVMTRQIDDLQEALEMRQALLTSLRNDLSTARDELRQTQVDYQVQANKVMSLEDELALLQSQRSGNANQELAAAKHERDELRHQLEQMIDAARDEPLDNGSRPLTELKFRQEKQPLAEASRLEKVAEDNRSLRDQLAKLASELRSTGTSLAEARAERDELDGQLRRAGSHDDDRPQVDQERLDLRTAKMKLDIEVRRLKNENKALLEQGAALEKTLEDEMERATSEEDRIGRELLQLQARMRQASSLSSHDLGEARRTIRELERRLEDLQGQLAIAPGTNDGHDDAELSMIRKELSASRQRELEFLRQDAAHRDVVEDLKGQIANLERRLLDEQVHQPPSPVTLGHRSVGDLERRLSDLEDQKVVLEEVLVDARQQAEEMTAQHEQTVRHLKHKVRKAEKERKAVAASRAADDQQGCHLREKQVEIENLEHDIHRQQELIDGLVMSEAALRRKLERARNDRAAYRMTAEKLQRDISHLKPWAPPSAASDRAALVKYGETDEVVGTVVRAAEGAEERHKKEIRGMVMQMEWMQARWEREVSLRSDAAFAKNFVQLQLNVANACNKAQLRELEHIRTGILQSRKPLAIATSTSLDLKANGTDGRTVTSIRPFLIAARFVARMAISARGWAKQEAVRRELVKVAEEQRRVKRSKRLRVVRTTGSEC; encoded by the exons ATGGGTCAGCCGACGTTCAGCGCCGCTCTCGACACGCCGAAAACGAACGTCGGGGACGCGACTTTCCTTCACCGAGCGCCTGATTTTGCCGACATTTCCCAAGAGGCATCCTTTCAGTCTCCGGCCAAGGATGGATACCTCGCCCCCCATCTTCGAAAAGGCCTGGATCTCCGGACCCCTCGACCGAGGGGACCCTTTGCCGATCGACGAAACTTGCCTGCCAgcgttggcggcgccgagtTCACGCCCATGTTGAAATCGGCCACGAGGAACAGTGCGCGACGTCGTGGAAAGGAGAATGGCGGTGGCATCCCGAACACGCCCGCCCTGTCTCGCATCGAAGAAGATGACATGACTCCCGTTCCCCGCATGGACACGTCCGTGTACCCAAACCACTCGTACGTGGACAACACATTGCCTCAGCTTGATAGCAGTAGCGTTGCGTCAACCCCGATGGCATTCCAGCCGCGTCGCTCCGATGACAAGGGTCCTTTGCAGGACGGAAACCAGCTATCGCTGCGTGAGCAGGAGAATGTTATTGATAGGATAGAAAAGGAAAATTTTGGCCTAAAGCTCAAGATACATTTTCTCGAGGATGCGCTTCGGAAGGCAGGCCCCGGCTTTAGCGAGGCTGCCCTGAAAGAAAACACGGAGCTCAAGGTGGACAAAGTCACGATGCAACGGGAGCTTCATCGGTACAAGAAGCACCTGACGTCGGCTGAACGCGATCTAGAGACGTACCGCCAGCAAATGCTGGAGCTACAAGACAAGGCCCAACGCAAGTCCGGCAACGAAGATGAAGCCATCGAACTGGACCGACTCCAGAAGACGTTGCAGGAAAGGGACGCCGACATTGACGAACTTCAACGTCAACTAGATCAATCCCAGCACGACCAAGATGATGCGGAAAGGTTCAAGGACAACATCGAAGACCTGGAGGCCGAGGTGCGCGAGAAAGACCGATTGATTACGGAGCGGGACGACGAACTTGATGATCTCCGCGAGAGGCTagccgatgccgaagccaaggccgacgattTTCAGCGAAGAATGGACGAGCTGGAGCAGACGGACCAGCAGACTGGGGCACTGGAGCAGGCAAAGGAGACGATTGAATATTTGGAGCAGAACATTCGGcgcctcgaggaggagctcgatCAGGTCAAGGAAAAGTCCGAGGATGCCGTCTCGGAGCGCGAGAGAGCCGAGAAAGACTTGGAAGAGCTCCAGGAAGAGATGGCAAACAAATCTGTCGTCACCAAGGGCCTGTCGCGTCAGATCGATGAGAAAGTCGTCCGGTTGCAAGATGAACTAAACGCCTCTGCCAAGGAGTACGCCATGCTGGAGAAGGAACTCGCCAGAACCAACGAAGAAAATGCTCAACTCCAAAGTATGGTGAAGGAGATGCGACAGGAAAGGAACCATGCTGAGCAAGTGACCGAGTCCGACAACGTTCGTGCTagcaagctcgaggccgaacTATTGAGGGTGGCCGATGAGAGAGATTCGCTGCAGTCTCGTCACGATACCCTCGCGAAAAAGTCAGAATCTCTGGAGGATGAGGTTGCAAGGCTGGAAAGAGAGCTCGAGGATGTTGAGCAGAGCCTATCGCAAGAACGAGAACTCGCTCTCACCGCCGAGAAGGATCTGCGCAACCAATACCAAAATGAGATTGAACGGCTCATGGAGGAAGTATCGAATTTGCAAGCCGAAATACAAGAGAAAGACAACCTTTACGATAACGACAGCGAAAAATGGGAAAATGACAAGCACGCTCTGACGTCGGAACGTGAgagggccgaggagaaggtTCGCGGCCTTGAAAGAACAATCGACCGCCTTCGAGAAGCAGCAGGAAGCTTGTCCGACAAGGAGTCGAAGGTGAAGGAGGCTGTCGAGAGCGAGATGGCGCGACATAAGAGCGAGGAGTCAGTCATGACCCGGCAGATTGATGACTTGCAGGAGGCTCTGGAGATGCGCCAAGCGCTCCTGACGAGCCTGCGAAATGACCTTTCGACGGCCCGGGACGAGCTTCGACAAACGCAGGTGGATTACCAAGTCCAGGCGAACAAAGTCATGTCGCTGGAGGATGAGCTCGCGCTTCTTCAATCGCAACGGAGCGGAAACGCGAACCAGGAGCTCGCGGCAGCCAAGCATGAGCGCGACGAGCTCCGGCATCAACTTGAGCAAATGATCGACGCGGCACGCGATGAGCCTCTGGATAACGGCTCCCGACCTCTCACGGAGTTGAAATTCCGTCAAGAGAAACAACCTTTGGCCGAAGCATCTCGACTGGAGAAAGTGGCGGAGGACAACCGGTCGTTGCGCGATCAGCTCGCGAAGCTCGCTTCTGAACTCCGCTCCACCGGCACATCCCTAGCTGAAGCGAGAGCGGAGCGCGACGAGCTTGATGGCCAGCTTCGCCGAGCAGGCTCTCACGACGATGACCGCCCGCAGGTAGATCAAGAGCGATTGGATCTTCGAACTGCCAAGATGAAGCTCGATATCGAGGTCCGACGCCTCAAGAACGAGAACAAGGCGTTGCTCGAGCAGGGTGCTGCGCTGGAGAAGACGCTTGAAGATGAGATGGAGAGGGCGACAAGCGAAGAGGATCGAATCGGCCGAGAGCTCTTGCAGCTTCAGGCAAGGATGCGGCAAGCTTCGTCTTTGAGCAGCCACGACCTGGGCGAAGCTCGCAGAACGATTCGAGAACTTGAGCGTCGCCTAGAGGATCTCCAAGGTCAGCTTGCGATTGCCCCGGGCACCAATGACGGacacgacgatgccgagctaTCGATGATACGAAAGGAACTAAGTGCCTCGCGGCAAAGGGAGCTCGAATTTCTGCGACAGGATGCCGCTCACCGagatgtcgtcgaggatctCAAGGGGCAAATTGCCAATCTCGAGCGTCGATTGCTCGATGAGCAGGTCCATCAACCTCCATCGCCAGTCACGTTGGGCCACAGGTCAGTCGGCGATCTCGAGAGACGACTCAGTGACCTCGAAGACCAGAAGGTCGTTCTGGAAGAGGTCCTGGTGGATGCGAGACAACAAGCCGAAGAGATGACGGCGCAGCACGAACAGACTGTGCGGCACCTGAAGCACAAGGTACGTAAGGCAGAGAAAGAGCGCAAGGCCGTGGCAGCCTCGCGGGCGGCAGACGATCAACAAGGTTGCCATCTGCGGGAGAAGCAGGTTGAGATCGAGAACCTGGAACACGACATCCATCGACAGCAAGAACTcatcgatggcctcgtcatGTCTGAGGCTGCATTGAGGCGCAAGCTCGAACGGGCCCGCAACGACCGAGCGGCCTACCGCATgacggccgagaagctcCAGCGCGACATTTCCCATCTCAAGCCTTGGGCACCGCCGTCAGCGGCTTCAGATCGTGCTGCTCTCGTCAAGTACGGCGAAacggacgaggtcgtcggcaccgtcgtccggGCAGCCGAGGGAGCCGAGGAGCGTCACAAGAAGGAGATTCGTGGCATGGTGATGCAGATGGAGTGGATGCAGGCTCGGTGGGAGCGCGAAGTGTCCCTGCGGTCCGATGCTGCGTTTGCGAAGAACTTTGTCCAGCTGCAACTCAATGTCGCCAACGCTTG CAACAAGGCGCAGCTCCGAGAACTCGAGCACATTCGCACCGGCATCCTTCAAAGTCGCAAGCCTCTGGCCATCGCCACCTCGACCAGTCTCGATTTGAAGGCGAACGGCACGGACGGCCGAACAGTAACTTCTATCCGGCCCTTCTTGATCGCCGCACGCTTCGTCGCCCGAATGGCCATTTCAGCACGTGGCTGGGCCAAGCAAGAAGCCGTTCGGCGTGAACTTGTCAAGGTGGCAGAGGAGCAGCGTCGTGTTAAGCGGTCGAAGCGGCTCAGAGTGGTGCGCACAACGGGAAGCGAGTGCTGA